In a genomic window of Lagopus muta isolate bLagMut1 chromosome 2, bLagMut1 primary, whole genome shotgun sequence:
- the LOC125689827 gene encoding sterile alpha motif domain-containing protein 12-like, with translation MEPRVQDGTKVLQEGCLPNKVPPAEWTVPEVCAWLSARHEDLAPLAAEHAVTGRALLRLTEGTLQRMGVAPCSRRWELLQELLGLRLQQELEELLCIVGGEQHPQGHGDVPTAGPRSPPSPE, from the exons ATGGAGCCCCGGGTACAGGATGGAACCaaggtgctgcaggaaggatgtTTGCCCAACaag GTGCCCCCAGCAGAATGGACGGTGCCAGAGGTGTGTGCGTGGCTGAGTGCACGACACGAGGACCTGGCACCTCTGGCAGCTGAGCATGCAGTCACTGGGCGAGCCCTGCTGCGCTTGACGGAGGGGACACTGCAACGCATGGGGGTGGCACCGTGCAGCCGAcgctgggagctgctgcaggagctgttgGGCCTGCgtctgcagcaggagctggaggagctgctgtgcatcGTTGGGGGGGAGCAGCATCCACAGGGCCATGGTGATGTCCCCACAGCTGGACCAAGATCACCTCCATCCCCAGAGTGA